From a single Rhodococcus qingshengii JCM 15477 genomic region:
- the bphC gene encoding biphenyl-2,3-diol 1,2-dioxygenase — MTRTDIKGLGYVKISTNDMARWRTFAFDVLGFAKGSGPDENALYLRLDERAARIVVVEGERDEIVNIGWEVADHAALRRVQEALEKNGTEVEQLSLAEADARRVEEVIAFTDPGGAAIEVFHGAILDHSPVVTPFGARFVTGSQGLGHVVLPVMDSAASFDFYTEVLGFYPRGAFRLPAPPEFGPLRIRFMGVNERHHSLALCPAPHGGAPGLIHIMVEVDTLDAVGQALDRVMKDGFSVSSTLGRHTNDKMISFYVRAPGGWDIEFGTEGARVDQDSYSSEEITADSYWGHDWSGSEPLAAM, encoded by the coding sequence ATGACACGCACCGACATCAAGGGACTTGGCTACGTCAAGATCTCGACCAACGACATGGCACGTTGGCGCACTTTCGCTTTCGACGTCCTCGGCTTCGCCAAGGGCAGTGGGCCGGACGAGAACGCGCTCTACCTACGACTCGACGAGCGTGCTGCTCGCATCGTCGTCGTCGAGGGTGAGCGCGACGAGATCGTCAACATCGGTTGGGAGGTCGCCGACCACGCCGCACTGCGCCGCGTTCAAGAAGCACTCGAAAAGAACGGCACCGAGGTCGAGCAGCTTTCGCTCGCCGAAGCAGATGCTCGACGGGTCGAAGAGGTCATCGCCTTCACCGATCCCGGCGGAGCAGCCATCGAGGTCTTCCACGGAGCGATCCTCGACCACAGCCCCGTGGTGACGCCCTTCGGCGCTCGATTCGTCACCGGCTCACAGGGTCTCGGCCACGTCGTACTCCCCGTCATGGACAGTGCTGCGAGCTTCGACTTCTACACCGAGGTGCTCGGCTTCTACCCGCGCGGCGCCTTCCGCCTGCCGGCCCCGCCTGAATTCGGGCCGCTGCGAATCCGTTTCATGGGCGTCAACGAGCGTCACCACAGCTTGGCCCTGTGCCCGGCACCGCACGGCGGCGCACCCGGCCTGATTCACATCATGGTCGAGGTGGACACCCTCGACGCCGTCGGCCAGGCACTCGACCGCGTGATGAAGGACGGATTCTCCGTGTCGTCGACCCTGGGTCGTCACACCAACGACAAGATGATCTCCTTCTACGTCCGCGCACCCGGCGGCTGGGACATCGAGTTCGGCACCGAGGGCGCGAGGGTGGATCAGGACTCGTACTCCTCCGAGGAGATCACCGCTGACAGCTACTGGGGCCACGACTGGTCCGGAAGCGAACCACTGGCAGCTATGTAG
- a CDS encoding acyl-CoA dehydrogenase family protein: protein MTYEVLEQINAMADDIFAEGIEAERIGRVADDTAKKMKAIGSIRMLQPKEHGGMEAHPREFAETVMRMASLNPSAGWVHGIVGVHPWQLAFADPKVQQEIWGSDPDTWMASPYMPGGMCIPTDGGYKFSGRWQFSSGTDHCDWAFLGAMACDKDGNMEMPPRMLHVIIPRTDYEIIEDSWDVMGLRGTGSKDLVVKDAYVPDYRVMDCDEVIDGTAVRKYGRTETLYLMPWSNIFPLGITAATIGICEGMLFHANEYQADRINAQGTAIKDDPYTLFAIGQATADIRAARDTLLANVDRMWDRVDAGKEVTFEQRAEGRQTQVQAAWRAVNAIDQVYPRCGGNALRMDKPLQRFWRDAHAGQHHAIHVPSTVFHAASLSRLGADPQGPLRAMI from the coding sequence ATGACGTACGAAGTGCTCGAACAGATCAACGCGATGGCCGACGACATCTTCGCCGAAGGCATCGAGGCCGAGCGGATCGGCCGGGTGGCCGACGACACCGCCAAGAAGATGAAGGCAATCGGTTCCATCCGCATGCTGCAGCCCAAGGAGCATGGCGGCATGGAGGCGCATCCGCGCGAATTCGCCGAAACCGTCATGCGCATGGCTTCACTGAACCCGTCGGCCGGCTGGGTCCACGGGATCGTCGGAGTTCACCCGTGGCAACTCGCGTTCGCGGATCCCAAGGTGCAGCAGGAGATCTGGGGATCCGATCCCGACACCTGGATGGCATCGCCGTACATGCCCGGCGGAATGTGTATCCCCACCGACGGCGGCTACAAGTTCTCCGGTCGCTGGCAGTTCTCCTCCGGTACCGACCATTGCGACTGGGCATTCCTCGGCGCGATGGCGTGCGACAAGGACGGCAACATGGAGATGCCGCCGCGCATGCTCCATGTGATCATTCCGCGCACCGACTACGAGATCATCGAAGACTCGTGGGATGTCATGGGACTTCGCGGCACCGGCTCCAAGGATCTCGTAGTCAAGGATGCGTATGTCCCCGATTACCGCGTCATGGACTGCGACGAGGTCATCGACGGCACGGCAGTGCGCAAGTACGGGCGCACCGAGACGCTGTACCTCATGCCGTGGTCGAACATTTTCCCCCTCGGAATCACCGCCGCCACGATCGGCATCTGCGAGGGAATGCTCTTCCACGCCAACGAGTACCAAGCCGATCGCATCAACGCGCAGGGCACGGCGATCAAGGACGACCCGTACACCTTGTTCGCCATCGGTCAGGCAACCGCCGACATCCGGGCTGCGCGCGACACCCTGCTTGCCAACGTCGACCGCATGTGGGATCGAGTGGACGCTGGCAAGGAAGTGACCTTCGAGCAGCGCGCGGAGGGACGTCAGACTCAGGTACAGGCCGCCTGGCGCGCCGTCAACGCAATCGATCAGGTCTACCCACGCTGCGGTGGCAACGCATTGCGGATGGACAAGCCGCTTCAGCGATTCTGGCGCGATGCTCATGCTGGACAGCATCACGCAATTCACGTGCCGAGCACCGTTTTCCACGCCGCATCACTGAGCCGTCTCGGCGCAGACCCGCAGGGTCCGCTGCGGGCGATGATCTGA
- a CDS encoding Rieske 2Fe-2S domain-containing protein yields the protein MALGTGPLTTTDTPTQTGAGEEIREIEAAAPPARFARGWHCLGLSNTYRDGQPHQIEAFGTSLVVFADSKGDIKILDAYCRHMGGNLAHGTVKGDSIACPFHDWRWGGNGKCTAIPYARRVPPLAKTRAWITLEKNGQLFVWHDPQGNPPPAEVTIPDIEGFGSDEWSAWSWNTLTIEGSHCREIVDNVVDMAHFFYVHYSFPKYFKNIFEGHVASQYMESVGREDVISGTNYGDPNAVLRSDASYFGPSYMIDWIKSEANGQIIETVLINCHYPISNNAFVLQYGAMVKKLPGMDDESTAAMAAQFTEGVEMGFLQDVEIWKNKAPIDNPLLSEEDGPVYQLRRWYNQFYTDVENVTEDMTKRFEFEIDTTRAVESWKREVAENVAARDAQALETTS from the coding sequence ATGGCACTCGGAACCGGCCCACTCACCACTACGGACACCCCGACGCAGACGGGCGCCGGCGAGGAAATTCGAGAAATCGAAGCGGCAGCGCCTCCCGCACGGTTCGCACGTGGATGGCACTGCCTCGGACTGAGCAATACCTATCGCGACGGTCAGCCCCACCAGATCGAGGCATTCGGCACCAGCCTTGTCGTCTTCGCCGACAGCAAGGGCGACATCAAGATTCTCGACGCCTACTGCCGCCACATGGGTGGCAACCTTGCTCACGGAACCGTCAAGGGCGATTCGATCGCCTGCCCGTTCCACGACTGGCGTTGGGGCGGTAACGGAAAATGTACGGCGATCCCCTACGCACGACGCGTTCCGCCGCTGGCCAAGACGCGGGCATGGATCACTCTCGAGAAGAACGGTCAGCTGTTCGTCTGGCACGATCCCCAGGGAAATCCCCCGCCCGCCGAGGTCACGATCCCCGACATCGAGGGCTTCGGAAGCGATGAGTGGAGCGCCTGGAGCTGGAACACGCTCACCATCGAAGGCTCTCATTGCCGCGAAATCGTGGACAACGTCGTGGACATGGCCCACTTCTTCTACGTTCACTACTCGTTCCCCAAGTACTTCAAGAACATCTTCGAAGGTCATGTCGCGAGCCAGTACATGGAATCGGTGGGACGTGAGGACGTCATCAGCGGCACCAACTACGGCGATCCCAACGCTGTGCTCCGTTCGGATGCTTCATATTTCGGACCGTCGTACATGATCGACTGGATCAAGAGCGAAGCCAACGGGCAGATCATCGAGACCGTCCTGATCAACTGCCACTACCCGATCTCGAACAATGCGTTCGTCCTGCAGTACGGCGCGATGGTCAAGAAGCTACCCGGTATGGACGACGAGTCCACTGCCGCGATGGCCGCGCAGTTCACCGAGGGCGTCGAGATGGGATTCCTTCAGGACGTGGAGATCTGGAAGAACAAAGCTCCGATCGACAACCCCCTGCTCTCCGAGGAGGACGGCCCGGTTTACCAGTTGCGTCGCTGGTACAACCAGTTCTACACCGACGTCGAGAATGTCACGGAAGACATGACGAAGCGCTTCGAATTCGAGATCGACACCACCCGCGCAGTGGAGAGCTGGAAGCGGGAAGTCGCCGAAAACGTTGCCGCACGCGACGCCCAGGCACTCGAGACAACCTCCTGA